TTTATACGTGCCGAAATCGATGGTTTCAGTGCCTTCCCACTCCAGGCGGAATGTTTGCGCGGAAGCAATAGAACTGATAAAAAAGAATAGAATTACCGTATATATGCGTATCATTTGGTTTTAAATTACAGGAATACAAATTAAACGAAAAATAATAAATAATATGATACAATAAATTTAATGAGCGGGCGTTTCTCAAAAAATCAATCTATTAATTTGATTTATTAGATTAATAGTATTTTCTTTGTATCCTGAAAATTATCTTTGTAAACTATGAATAAACTTAAGTTGTTCACGATATTAGCGTTTTGTTCTACACTTATTCTTATGAGCTGCGGAGGTGGCAATACCAAGAAAGGTGGCGGCACGAAGCGTTTCACCAGCAAAAGCGGCTGGAAACCCAATGACCAGAAAGGCTGGTTTTTCACGGGCAAGCAGCAGAAGCAAAAAGGCTGGCCGGGAATGGTGTATGTTGAAGGCGGTACCTTTACGATGGGACTTGTAAAAGACGACGTAATGCACGACTGGAACAACACGCCGCGACGTATGCAGGTGAGTTCATTCTTTATCGGCGAAACCGAAATAACAAACTACGAATACCGCGAATATGTAACATGGCTTAAATTCGTATTCCCACCTTCAGATCCAAGTTTTAAAGAAATATATAAAGGAGCGCTTCCCGATACTTTAGTCTGGAATAACGAACTGTCGCGAAACGATTTTGCTGAAACCTATTTCAGAAGACCTGAGTACGATTATTATCCGGTAGTAGGTGTGTCATGGCTGCAGGCTTCGCGTTACTGCGACTGGCTTACAGACAGAGCCAACGAAAAAGCGCTGATGGAACAGGGCGTGATTTCGAAAGATTTCTATACCAATGATGCCAACAACCAGGGTGCAAACTCCTTCAATTTAGACAAGTTTAAAGCAAACGATCCTGAATTGGAAGCCTATATCAACACGCAGCGTCTTCAGCAGCGTTCTGGTATTAAAACAAGTAATCAGAGAATCCTTGCAGCGAACAGAAATGCGGCAGCAGGTGTAGTAGAAAAATTCAGACTTCCAACCGAAGTGGAATGGGAGTTTGCTGCATTAGGAATGCAGAAAGAAAGAGAATATAACCTATACAAAAATAAGGAGCCACAAATTGAACAGTTGAAAGGGGCGAAAGGCCGCGACCGCGGAATGTACCTCGAGAACTTCAAGCAGGGACGTGGAGATTACTCCGGTGTTGCAGGCTGGAAGAATGACGGTTCACCTACAACTGCAGACGTTAAACAGTATCCTTCAAACAACCTCGGAATTTTCGGAATGTTTGGTAACGTAGCTGAATGGACTGCAGATATCTACCGTCCGATCATCGATCAGGAAGGCAGCGATTTCAATTACTACAGAGGAAACGTAGCACAGGAAGTGGTAAGGAATGAAGACGGAACCTACAAAAAAGTAGATGCTGCTAAGTACGACACTCTTGCGGACGGAAGATTGGTATACAAAGGTTTACCGGGCCAGTACGAAAGAGAAGTAGTTGCGGATCACAGAAATTTCCGTGACGGCGATTTTCAGTCGTCGCTTGATGCCGGTTACGGCCGTGCAGAAGACAGCACCACTGCAGGTTATAATATGTATAATTCTAAGCAGAAACGCTTTATCGTTGACGAAAGAGGTCGTGTCGTTTTACAAAAAGACCCTCTTGCAAGAACAACAAGAATTTCGAATGAAGTGCGTGTGATCAAAGGCGGCTCATGGTTGGATGGAGCTTATTGGCTTGATCCGGGCCAAAGAAGGTTCCGCGACGAGGCAAAAGCGTATGGCTGGGTTGGTTTCCGCGTTGCG
This window of the Flavobacteriaceae bacterium 3519-10 genome carries:
- a CDS encoding GldJ, which encodes MNKLKLFTILAFCSTLILMSCGGGNTKKGGGTKRFTSKSGWKPNDQKGWFFTGKQQKQKGWPGMVYVEGGTFTMGLVKDDVMHDWNNTPRRMQVSSFFIGETEITNYEYREYVTWLKFVFPPSDPSFKEIYKGALPDTLVWNNELSRNDFAETYFRRPEYDYYPVVGVSWLQASRYCDWLTDRANEKALMEQGVISKDFYTNDANNQGANSFNLDKFKANDPELEAYINTQRLQQRSGIKTSNQRILAANRNAAAGVVEKFRLPTEVEWEFAALGMQKEREYNLYKNKEPQIEQLKGAKGRDRGMYLENFKQGRGDYSGVAGWKNDGSPTTADVKQYPSNNLGIFGMFGNVAEWTADIYRPIIDQEGSDFNYYRGNVAQEVVRNEDGTYKKVDAAKYDTLADGRLVYKGLPGQYEREVVADHRNFRDGDFQSSLDAGYGRAEDSTTAGYNMYNSKQKRFIVDERGRVVLQKDPLARTTRISNEVRVIKGGSWLDGAYWLDPGQRRFRDEAKAYGWVGFRVAQDAKSTSKGRTKR